From Arachis stenosperma cultivar V10309 chromosome 2, arast.V10309.gnm1.PFL2, whole genome shotgun sequence, one genomic window encodes:
- the LOC130962875 gene encoding GLABROUS1 enhancer-binding protein-like has protein sequence MAKQKQVAPEDSDNESQVPRPQPEQEDSSEEEEAATSSDEDEDTYEGENEREKHVLVPRKPQPQKVSKPSSSSSKPSPKLKSQPSTSVSQTKSGSKHAAENSIDHSNHPKHGKKAQEDHAVGSVEEDPHKSLDEFKSLFQRVFSEEDEIGILKGLSEFIEKTGKEPYKYVDEFYDFMKGSNLIRANVSCMQLKDKIRRLKKKFENNLEKENNGKGTTLKQHELEALQLGKNV, from the coding sequence ATGGCGAAGCAGAAGCAAGTCGCTCCTGAAGACTCTGACAACGAATCACAGGTTCCCAGGCCTCAGCCCGAACAAGAAGACAGCAGcgaggaagaagaagcagcaacTTCATCTGACGAGGACGAAGACACATACGAAGGTGAAAATGAACGTGAGAAACACGTGCTGGTTCCCAGGAAGCCTCAACCGCAAAAGGTTTCCAAACCCTCGTCATCTTCTTCTAAACCCTCTCCAAAGTTGAAGTCTCAACCTTCGACTTCTGTCAGTCAAACCAAATCCGGGTCAAAGCATGCAGCCGAAAACAGTATCGACCACTCGAACCATCCAAAACATGGGAAGAAGGCACAGGAGGATCACGCCGTTGGCTCCGTTGAAGAGGATCCGCATAAATCACTTGACGAGTTCAAATCCCTCTTTCAGAGGGTTTTCAGCGAGGAAGATGAGATAGGTATCTTGAAAGGCCTGTCTGAGTTCATCGAGAAAACAGGGAAGGAACCCTATAAATACGTTGATGAATTTTACGATTTTATGAAGGGGTCGAATTTGATTCGAGCAAATGTATCATGCATGCAATTGAAGGATAAGATCCGCCGGCTGAAGAAGAAGTTTGAGAACAACCTAGAAAAAGAGAATAACGGCAAGGGGACAACCTTAAAGCAGCATGAGTTGGAAGCACTTCAGTTGGGAAAGAATGTTTGA
- the LOC130962276 gene encoding zinc finger BED domain-containing protein RICESLEEPER 2-like has product MYLKKRLISWKSSVLNGEYLHMRCCAHILNLIVKDGSKEIDDSVAKIWDAVKYVRSLNSRLTRFKACIAQENIPHKSLVCIDVETRWNSTYLMLVAALKHQKTFELLEMQDKKFVEELNKGRGVPSIQDWDYAKSVLPFLEMFYDATLRISGSSYVTSNLYMKEVFALGRRIQQYRDDDDLSLSLMASKMKAKYNKYWGNAKTINMLIAVVLDPCHKLDYVEWCLVNSFGAEVGGELKTKLSSCLLVFIHFIIYIKVQMKETKMIPSSNRVQVIKPKTFMIWGYIADQPVANPILNLSLIVI; this is encoded by the coding sequence atgtatttaaaaaaaaggctGATTTCTTGGAAGAGTTCAGTTTTGAATGGGGAGTATCTCCATATGCGGTGTTGTGCGCATATTTTAAACCTGATTGTGAAGGATGGATCGAAGGAGATCGATGATTCGGTTGCCAAAATTTGGGATGCTGTGAAATATGTTAGATCCTTAAATTCAAGATTAACTAGGTTCAAGGCATGTATTGCACAAGAGAATATTCCACATAAGAGTCTTGTTTGTATAGATGTTGAAACGCGATGGAACTCTACATACTTAATGTTAGTAGCAGCTTTAAAGCATCAGAAGACATTTGAGCTATTAGAGATGCAAGACAAAAAATTTGTTGAAGAATTAAACAAGGGAAGAGGGGTACCTTCAATTCAAGATTGGGATTATGCTAAGTCCGTCTTACcgtttttagagatgttttacGATGCTACACTTCGCATCTCTGGATCCTCTTATGTCACTAGTAACTTATACATGAAAGAAGTGTTTGCTCTTGGAAGGAGGATTCAACAATAtcgtgatgatgatgatttgaGCTTAAGTCTTATGGCAAGTAAGATGAAAGCAAAATACAACAAGTATTGGGGAAATGCAAAAACTATTAACATGTTAATTGCCGTAGTTCTAGATCCTTGCCATAAGTTGGATTATGTTGAGTGGTGTCTAGTTAATTCTTTTGGTGCGGAAGTGGGCGGTGAATTGAAGACAAAGTTGTCTTCTTGTCTTCTTGTCTTCATTcactttataatttatatcaaggTGCAGATGAAGGAAACCAAGATGATACCCTCTTCCAACCGAGTCCAAGTGATAAAGCCAAAGACATTTATGATATGGGGTTATATCGCCGATCAACCGGTCGCAAATCCAATCTTAAATCTGAGCTTGATCGTTATTTGA